The proteins below come from a single Plasmodium sp. gorilla clade G2 genome assembly, chromosome: 13 genomic window:
- a CDS encoding nucleoside diphosphate hydrolase, putative codes for MKDSINYDFEDNKNELVIIVNEKNEFQELKTRKIMRKDNLWHRSTSILVFTKIGQEYFIYIHKRSKIKDYCPSYYSIGFGGVLSANEDFLQNAVKELHEESGILKKPEQLIDLGLIKCDTGYAKAFVQCYVTFIPPDFQTVPQLNEVEFITRVSINDFDKFLEEEKITEISKSVYNNFRDKVNKSNLDEFYKTLSS; via the exons atgaaGGACAGTATCAACTACGACTTTGAAGATAATAAGAACGAGTTAGTAATTAtagtaaatgaaaaaaatgagttccaagaattaaaaacaagaaaaattATGAGAAAAGATAATTTATGGCATAGGTCTACATCCATATTGGTATTTACAAAAATAGGAcaagaatattttatatatatacataaaagaTCAAAAATTAAAGATTACTGTCCATCATATTATTCAATTGGATTTGGTGGAGTACTTTCAGCAAATGAAGATTTTTTACAAAACGCTGTAAAAGAATTACATGAAGAAAGtggtatattaaaaaaaccTGAACAGTTAATTGATTTAGGTTTAATAAAATGTGACACAGGGTATGCCAAGGCCTTTGTCCAATgttat GTAACTTTCATTCCCCCTGATTTCCAGACTGTTCCTCAATTAAATGAAGTGGAATTTATAACAAGAGTTTCGATAAATGATTTTGACAAATTTTTAGAAGAGGAAAAAATTACTGAAAtaa GCAAAAGTGTATACAACAATTTTAGAGACAAAGTTAATAAATCCAACTTGgatgaattttataaaactCTTTcctcataa
- a CDS encoding glutamate--tRNA ligase, putative produces the protein MLENTNVNIFYGNNKYPFICKSILNVYKNKNNKSLLKSGATVNVDENIKFIKDAKVEELKIEFITKDTNNNSNNNSNNNNINHCDNKKEEGISLNKSNNIEKLPYICSSDKIFAKILDHFLQTDLHNISEKVDNKNNKVFNIYIQTQYDEWIDFFRCKNINKDIEFICEHLNKHLHLNTFVVSEFLTLSDIFIYFEMYKYFHVTSSYYAKYSKIYKNINRWHKLIDSLIYVEDAEWKKNLKGLVYDNKTNLDVKKDSIKNNNSNNNSNNNNNNTKKCNNIVDDAKSKKKSVATSYSGKLENAVIGNVVTRFPPEPSGYLHIGHAKAAFLNNYYAQMYEGKMLLRFDDTNPVLEDIKYEKSIIEDLEMLGLKYEKISYSSDHFELLENYCIEMIKMNKAYADDTSVEEMRNQRGEGIESVNRNNSIEKNLELFNEMRKGTEIGQKNCIRAKIDMQSKNKCMRDPVMYRCIVDVPHHKHQFKYKCYPTYDFACPIIDSFEGVTHALRTNEYSDRIEQYNWFISTLSLRKVYIYEFSRLAFVKTVMSKRKLKWFVENNVVDSWVDPRFPTIKGILRRGLTKEALFQFILEQGPSKAGNLMQWDKLWSINKQIIDPIIPRYAAVDKNTSILLILTDLNDTIIQKQRDLHMKNKSLGTCTMYYNNKYLIEFEDAQSLVENEEITLIKLGNIIIKNIEKHDGKIKQINAQSNFDGDFKTTKKKIHWLPYLPQQLITCTLYEYDHLITVDKFENDNKEDWTNFINFNSKYETLAYAEPSISSLKVSDKFQFERRGYFIVDKIDSNQHLHLIKIPDGKSKNMSIITTKVDPKQLAGTKDTKNNQELKE, from the coding sequence atGTTAGAGAATACAAAcgtgaatattttttatggaaATAATAAGTATCCATTTATTTGTAAGAGCATTTtgaatgtatataaaaataagaacaaCAAGAGTCTTTTAAAAAGTGGTGCTACTGTAAATGTTGATGAGAACATAAAGTTCATAAAGGATGCAAAGGTTGAAGAATTGAAAATAGAATTCATAACAAaagatacaaataataatagtaataataatagtaataataacaatattaatCACTGTGATAATAAGAAAGAAGAAGGAATAAGCTTAAacaaaagtaataatattgaaaagCTACCATATATTTGTAGTagtgataaaatatttgCCAAAATATTAGATCATTTCTTACAAACagatttacataatatatctGAAAAGGTTGATAATAAGAACAATAaagtttttaatatttatatacaaacaCAGTATGATGAATGGATTGATTTTTTTAgatgtaaaaatattaataaagatatagaATTTATTTGTGAACATCTTAATAAACATTTACATTTAAATACTTTTGTTGTCTCAGAATTTTTAACATTGTctgatatttttatatattttgaaatgtataaatattttcatgtCACTAGTAGTTATTATGCCAAATATTCCAaaatttataagaatattaatAGATGGCATAAATTAATTGattctttaatatatgttgAAGATGCTGAATGGAAAAAAAACTTAAAGGGTTTagtttatgataataaaaccAATTTAGATGTTAAAAAGGatagtataaaaaataacaacagCAACAACAACagcaacaataataataataatactaaaaAATGTAACAATATTGTTGATGATGCAAAATCTAAAAAAAAGAGTGTTGCTACGTCCTATTCAGGTAAATTAGAAAATGCAGTGATTGGAAATGTTGTTACAAGATTTCCACCTGAACCATCAGGTTATTTACATATAGGTCATGCGAAAGCtgcttttttaaataattattatgcaCAAATGTATGAAGGAAAGATGTTATTACGTTTTGATGATACAAATCCTGTTTtagaagatataaaatatgaaaagtCTATAATAGAAGATCTAGAAATGTTAGGAttgaaatatgaaaaaattagtTACTCATCTGATCATTTTGAATTATTAGAAAATTATTGTAttgaaatgataaaaatgaataaagcATATGCTGATGATACTAGTGTAGAAGAAATGCGAAATCAAAGAGGTGAAGGTATCGAATCTGTTAACCGAAATAATTCAATAGAAAAGAATTTAGAATTATTTAATGAAATGAGAAAAGGTACAGAAATAGGTcaaaaaaattgtataaGAGCTAAAATTGATATgcaaagtaaaaataaatgtatgaGAGACCCTGTAATGTATCGATGTATTGTAGATGTACCACATCATAAACAtcaatttaaatataaatgctATCCAACATATGATTTTGCATGCCCAATAATAGATTCATTTGAAGGTGTAACACATGCCTTACGAACAAATGAATATAGTGATAGAATTGAACAATATAATTGGTTTATATCTACCTTAAGTTTaagaaaagtatatatatatgaatttagTAGATTAGCATTTGTAAAAACAGTCATgtcaaaaagaaaattaaaatggTTTGTTGAAAATAATGTTGTTGATAGTTGGGTAGATCCAAGATTTCCAACAATTAAAGGTATATTAAGAAGAGGACTAACAAAAGAAGCATTGTTTCAATTTATTTTAGAGCAAGGTCCATCTAAAGCTGGTAATTTAATGCAGTGGGATAAATTATGGTCTATTAATAAACAAATTATTGATCCAATAATACCTAGATATGCAGCTGTTGATAAAAATACAAGTATCCTTCTAATATTAACAGATTTAAATGATACTATTATTCAAAAACAAAGAGATTtacatatgaaaaataaatcattagGTACTTGTACTATGtattataacaataaatatttaatagaaTTTGAAGATGCACAATCCTTAgttgaaaatgaagaaattacATTAATCAAATTaggaaatattattattaaaaatattgaaaaacaTGATGGtaaaattaaacaaataaatgcaCAATCAAATTTTGATGGTGATTTTAAAacaaccaaaaaaaaaatacattggTTACCATATCTACCTCAACAATTAATTACATGtacattatatgaatatgatCATTTAATAACTGTTGATAAAtttgaaaatgataataaagaagattggaccaattttattaattttaatagtaAGTATGAAACATTAGCATATGCAGAACCATCCATTTCATCTTTAAAAGTATCTGATAAATTTCAATTTGAAAGAAGAGGATATTTTATTGTTGATAAAATTGACTCAAATCAACATTtacatttaattaaaataccAGATGGAAAATCGAAAAATATGTCCATAATAACAACTAAAGTTGATCCAAAACAATTAGCAGGAACAAAAGATACAAAGAATAATCaagaattaaaagaataa
- a CDS encoding E1-E2 ATPase, putative has protein sequence MIDEITKSLFPYDAKFFKGLFDKYMKEEDYSKDLKCLQNTRKLIEEIISKENGLNFYIDENYDENFLKKCKLPYFKKLLKYMKYIEDLKENEVKNKNVDNENMIDDDDKEADIQKEKKTQKKNICDYFIFNKKINVINNYRMHYYCSNIIQSIPSLTYLSVIKIYLQNYPLKIFLTCIYFYTFVTYVCDRDNVIDFLEALFFSLMVTIGCICLTIVHYIKENRINSITSKFNHIRKNYICRNFIKHNVKKKKMLMDKFESKKTMEIKKYSKYFFLKSFLNRVNSELYDYEHFKDTSDIDYIPFEVNENNFNFDSDNLNNDELEKENKYKINEKTGMENNEDLEIKNIKMKNKNDIVEEYKENKVNVEKIFLDKEKNNNKMNENINDQLNINDKGNTYKSRNSINNNKVNINNPIKMNDSENVVANNIDKDTLNKESNIIIFIDEKKKNDLLNYIYFENNIYYINGKNLLVGDIVYLFKGDIIPADGILLKGNNMIVDESNLTNSLEKKKKKKISLDEYTYEMEKMKKKKISVDELKKKTKMNYFEMLNLKVKMKIKKFSEDINIKKNSNIGKNNDTYIMNDIENNENVKKCGDLKFDSKKIFDKTTQDEKINNITLHNNNNNKNNCCGYDNNELYEKYDDVCPLLLSESSIIEGSGIMITTCVGKYKQMFYYNCIKKIESSTRIENLINRYSKNMVILIIFCCSICILFIFIHFLINLIENDMQTFAYNLLMFLLNTIILEILKYLLLSIDQMPLLLQNCLALYSSKILKENFIINTKNTFENILFSNTIFIDINRYMKYKCVYFFFNTQYTYSFVNKHFLYNTMRNQTPSFKIFNRDNDKQIRNTLCFHLLIECILTTSNMYQYNEYFLDIDMCLIKFMKNFQINVENYFVKRHNIIHFKCVKEKAVFTFILLNEEKKKNLYIKKNKIQAEKQKGNDIERKESEDKIMRIFIKGHVDYVLPKCKEYLDGDTQRGDIEKIKEKVENIKDSELHIIICFAYKDVRINENNIEDNLYINKKNNEYNIENKEINDNNYTCISILVLEKYLSKYLYFDYSILEANNLNAKFFTKNNLESINKLFHNFGKHMERIKAYDARKINEMNKSDLIFDDNEMINDFNKKEAKEKNNDVRKKKEVQKEDENSDDDIIYLKNELNETNLKEYNNIEIYELKNDKNEISKKKNKLKSEIWNLRKYDESSTTNLYNDRYTQENECNEIRRKQYNFLLSHNIFYNCHKNELECLLSTCNMYGKNTVIINDDKYISPENNNNNNNNNNNINNINSSYSCSYSCSNIYKYCNILICNNKCTNDIKEKCDIIMFNKSLYDYIKLKYISNCILMNIKLYIEYNIIFYISLVLFSIISTLVNGLEFLSTVQILYIYIIKNIFFHYISCYRKCNYSVGGHDPNNKYSYNFFEEKDINNIISSILSKIIILLVVFLFGHLFIPENKWIFITDEIRETFEFSEFSFFTDRQQSNFFHTIRSSLRFKKNLENLKIQNNIDIKNDYRTLNEWEFHISPSRHGTIIFNVFFLLFFFSYIYLYIKTFSKEFQNYSEQFKVKKYNYLYFIKKKNDQSYVAKELLKRLIDDINKNILTTDDKINSNNNKDDNNDTSIYKETNYKTKQESKILRKISTSLYNIKNEINKKREMINNSIFMESILENYKIFFLFLFIMIIHIFAIQYGSFFFHFHVNGLTLIQWLFSLFCCLLDFFIYTLISYFGFFQVSSDFFKMFQYLYEPREKNIFDSLNEYRKSSTSHRYKYDLKETRKSWV, from the exons ATGATAGACGAAATTACAAAAAGTTTATTTCCCTATGATGCGAAATTCTTTAAAGGTCTTTTcgataaatatatgaaagaaGAAGATTATAGCAAAGATTTGAAATGCTTACAAAATACTCGAAAGTTAATAGAAGAAATAATTAGTAAAGAAAATggattaaatttttatatagatgaaaattatgatgaaaattttttaaagaaatgCAAGTTaccatattttaaaaaattgttaaaatatatgaaatatatagaagatcttaaagaaaatgaagttaagaacaaaaatgttgataatgaaaatatgatagatgatgatgataaagaAGCAGATATAcaaaaggaaaagaaaacacaaaaaaaaaatatatgtgattattttatatttaataaaaaaatcaatgtgataaataattataggaTGCATTATTATTGTTCAAATATTATTCAGTCGATACCTTCTCTTACATATTTAtctgttataaaaatatatttacaaaattatccattaaaaatattcttaacctgtatatatttttacacgTTCGTGACATACGTATGTGATAGAGACAACGTTatag ATTTTTTGGAGGCcctatttttttccttaatGGTAACCATTGGATGCATATGCCTTACTATTGtgcattatataaaagaaaacagAATTAACTCTATAACATCCAAATTTAATcatattagaaaaaattatatatgccgtaattttattaaacataatgtaaaaaagaaaaaaatgttaatgGACAAATTTGAAAGTAAAAAAACTATggagataaaaaaatattccaaatacttttttttgaagAGCTTCCTAAATAGAGTTAATTCAGAACTATATGATTATGAACATTTCAAAGATACATCAGACATAGATTATATACCCTTTGaagtaaatgaaaataattttaattttgacTCTGATAATTTAAACAATGATgaattagaaaaagaaaacaaatataaaataaatgaaaagacTGGTAtggaaaataatgaagatttggaaataaaaaatataaaaatgaaaaataaaaatgatatagttgaagaatataaagaaaacaaagtaaatgtagaaaaaatatttttggataaggaaaagaataataataaaatgaacgaaaatataaatgatcaattaaatattaacGATAAAggaaatacatataaatcaagaaatagtataaataataataaagtaaatattaataatccTATTAAAATGAATGATAGTGAAAATGTAGTAgcaaataatatagataaagatacattaaataaagaatcaaatattataatatttattgatgaaaagaaaaaaaacgatttattaaattatatatattttgaaaataacatttattatattaatggaAAAAATCTTCTTGTTGGAgatattgtatatttatttaaaggtGACATAATACCAGCTGAtggtatattattaaaaggtAATAATATGATAGTAGATGAATCTAATTTGACTAATAGTCTtgagaagaagaagaaaaaaaaaataagtttagatgaatatacatatgagatggaaaaaatgaaaaagaaaaagataagtgttgatgaattaaaaaaaaaaacaaaaatgaattattttgaaatgttaaatttaaaagtaaagatgaaaataaaaaagttcAGTGAAgacattaatataaaaaaaaattctaatATAGGAAAGAAtaatgatacatatataatgaatgatatagaaaataatgaaaatgtgaAAAAATGTGGTGATCTAAAATTTGATTCAAAAAAGATATTTGATAAGACGACTcaagatgaaaaaataaataacataacattacataataataataataataaaaataattgttgtgggtatgataataatgaattatatgaaaaatatgatgatgTGTGTCCTCTTTTATTATCAGAATCTTCTATTATTGAAGGTAGTGGTATTATGATTACAACATGTGTTggtaaatataaacaaatgttttattataattgtataaaaaaaatagagaGTAGTACTAGAATAgagaatttaataaatagaTACTCAAAAAATAtggtaatattaattatattttgttgttCTATATGTATcctttttatctttattcattttttaattaatttaattgAAAATGATATGCAGACATTtgcatataatttattaatgtttttattaaatacaataatattaGAAATTTTGAAATATCTGTTGTTATCAATTGATCAAATGcctttattattacaaaattGTTTAGCATTATATTCTAGTAAAATATTGAAAgagaattttataataaatacaaaaaatacatttgaaaatattcttttttctaatacaatatttattgatattaatagatatatgaaatataaatgtgtatattttttttttaatacacaGTATACATATTCATTTGTTAacaaacattttttatataacactATGAGAAATCAAACCCCTTctttcaaaatatttaatagaGATAATGATAAACAAATAAGGAATACTTTatgttttcatttattaattgAGTGTATACTTACAACTAGTAATATGTAtcaatataatgaatattttttagatATAGATATgtgtttaataaaatttatgaagaattttcaaataaatgtcgaaaattattttgttaaGCGTCACAATATAATACACTTTAAGTGTGTTAAAGAGAAGGCTGTTTTTAcctttattcttttaaatgaagaaaagaaaaaaaatttatatataaaaaaaaataaaatacaagctgaaaaacaaaaaggtAATGATATTGAAAGGAAAGAAAGTGAGGATAAAATTATgagaatatttattaagGGTCATGTCGATTATGTATTACCTAAATGTAAAGAATATCTAGATGGAGACACACAAAGGGg AGATATTGAAAAGATAAAGGAAAAagttgaaaatataaaagatagtGAATTACATATAATCATTTGTTTTGCTTACAAAGATGTGagaataaatgaaaataatatagaagacaacttatatataaacaaaaaaaataatgaatataacattgagaataaagaaataaatgataataattatacttGTATTAGCATATTAGTATTAGAGAAATATTTaagtaaatatttatattttgattattcaATATTAGAAGCTAATAATTTGAATGCTAAATTTTTTACAAAGAATAATTTAGaaagtataaataaattatttcataattttgGAAAACATATGGAAAGAATAAAAGCATATGATGCcagaaaaataaatgaaatgaatAAGTCTGATTTAATTTTTGATGATAATGAGATGATAAATGATTTTAATAAGAAAGAAgcaaaagaaaagaataatgatgtaaggaagaaaaaagaagtacaaaaagaagatgaaaattctgatgatgatattatatatttaaaaaatgaattgaATGAAactaatttaaaagaatataataatatagaaatttACGAATTAaagaatgataaaaatgaaatatcaaaaaaaaaaaataaattaaaaagtgAAATATGGAATTTAAGGAAATATGATGAAAGTAGTACTACCAATTTGTATAATGATAGATATACACAAGAAAATGAATGTAATGAAATAAGAAGAAAgcaatataattttttattaagtcataatatattttataattgtcataaaaatgaattagaATGTTTATTAAGTACATGTAATATGTATGGTAAGAACACTGTCATAATTAATGATGACAAGTATATATCACCAGaaaataacaacaacaacaacaataataataataatattaataatattaatagtagtTATAGTTGTAGTTATAGTtgtagtaatatatataaatattgtaatatattaatatgtaataataaatgtaccaatgatattaaagaaaaatgtgatataattatgtttaataaaagtttatatgattatataaaattaaaatatatatccaatTGTATtttgatgaatataaaattatatatcgaatataatataatattttatatatcacttgtattattttcaataatatCTACTTTAGTAAATGGATTAGAATTTCTAAGTACAgttcaaatattatatatatatataataaaaaatatattttttcattatatttcttGTTATAGAAAATGTAATTATAGTGTAGGTGGTCATGAtccaaataataaatattcttataatttttttgaagaaaaagatatcaataatattatatcttctatattatctaaaatcataattttattagttgtatttttatttggtcatttatttataccaGAAAATAAATGGATCTTTATAACTGATGAAATAAGAGAGACATTTGAATTTTcagaattttcttttttcacaGATAGACAACaatctaatttttttcatacaaTTAGATCTAGTttaagatttaaaaaaaatttagaaaatcttaaaattcaaaataatattgatattaaaaatgactATAGAACATTGAATGAATGGGAATTTCATATAAGTCCTAGTAGACATGGTACCATTATATTTaatgtcttttttttgttatttttcttttcatatatttatttatatataaaaacattttcTAAAGAATTCCAAAATTATTCTGAACAATTTAAAGTTAAGaagtataattatttatattttataaaaaaaaaaaatgatcaaTCTTATGTAGCGAAAGAACTTTTGAAAAGACTCATCGatgatataaacaaaaatattttaactacagatgataaaattaatagtaataataataaggatgataataatgatactaGCATATACAAAGAAACAAATTACAAAACTAAACAAGAATCtaaaatattaagaaaaatttctacttctttatataatataaaaaatgaaataaataaaaaacgtgaaatgataaataattCTATATTTATGGAAAGTATTTTAgagaattataaaatattttttctatttttatttattatgataattcatatttttgcTATTCAATATggatcttttttttttcattttcatgtAAATGGATTGACTCTTATTCAATGGCTCTTTTCCTTATTCTGTTGTCTTTTagatttctttatttataccCTTATATCTTACTTTGGATTTTTTCAAGTATCTTCTGATTTTTTTAAGATGTTTCAATATTTGTATGAACctagagaaaaaaatat ATTCGATTCCTTGAATGAATATAGAAAAAGTTCTACTTCACACAGATACAAATATGACCTCAAgga gaCGAGAAAAAGCTGGGTATAA